One genomic segment of Desulfocapsa sulfexigens DSM 10523 includes these proteins:
- a CDS encoding transglutaminase family protein yields the protein MGIHVALNHKTSYHYDKRITLSPQIVRLRPAPHCRTPILSYSMTVTPEKHFINWQQDPFSNYLGRLVFPDKTDIFEVEIDLVAEMIIINPFDYFLEPDAESFPFIYEPALKLDLAPYLAREKAGKKLQEYINKIELKPRQTIDFLVDLNMKLSHDISYLIRMEPNVQSCEKTLTLGSGSCRDSAWLLVNILRHLGLAARFVSGYLIQLKQDIKSLDGPSGTEVDFTDLHAWTEVYIPGAGWVGMDPTSGLFAGEGHIPLACSPEPQSAAPITGGLELCEVDFSHTMSVTRIHEAPRSTRPYPEEVWREIVELGEQVDQKLTDGDVRLTMGGEPTFVSIDDMDGAQWNTDALGEEKLELSGILIKELRKKWAPGGFLHHGQGKWYPGEPLPRWAMGCYWRKDGKPVWKDDQWLADASKDYGFDAGDAKLFIETLADNLRVSQRYIRESYEDIFYYLYKEQRLPVNVDPADPKLDSALERAHMVRAFQRGLGSVVGYVLPLQHGSWKSGPWPFRDGRMFLVPGDSPAGLRLPLASLPWVAKEDIQEGHPLDPMIDREPLPELHENQKVVEGQAVAVTGDNVHIQPEPYADPEPVKGESAAWLVRTALCVQPREGRLYIFMPPVESLEGYLELVSIVEATAAQTQLPVIIEGYTPPFDPRLQNLKITPDPGVIEVNIQPMHSWQELVECTTTLYDTAREARLGTEKFMIDGRHTGTGGGNHIVIGGSTPGDSPFLRRPDLLRSFVTFWNNHPSLSFLFSGLFIGPTSQQPRIDEARHDSLYELEIAFAELDRQTGSDQPCPPWLVDRIFRHLLVDVTGNTHRAEFCIDKLYSPDSASGRLGLLEFRAFEMPPHARMSLAQQLLLRSFVAWFWETPYRQSLVHWGTRLHDRFMLPQPVRDDFADVLNILNRAGFPVSMDFFHPHFEFRFPIYGKVTVQGMEIELRQALEPWHVLGEEPGGGGTVRYVDGSLERLQVKVSGMTGERYIITCNGRRVPLQPTTVEGVFVAGIRFRAGKPPSCLHPTIDVHAPLTIDLFDTWSNRSVGGCTYHVEHPGGRNSETLSVNSYEAEGRRNARFVPNRHSPVRPTAIPADEMNPSFPYTLDLRRHIG from the coding sequence ATGGGAATCCATGTTGCCCTGAACCACAAGACCTCATACCATTACGACAAGCGTATCACCCTCTCTCCTCAGATTGTCCGTCTGCGCCCCGCTCCTCACTGCCGGACCCCCATTCTGAGCTACTCCATGACGGTAACTCCTGAAAAACATTTTATCAACTGGCAGCAGGATCCATTCAGTAACTACCTGGGCCGCCTGGTATTTCCCGACAAAACAGACATTTTTGAGGTGGAGATCGATCTGGTGGCGGAGATGATTATCATCAACCCCTTTGATTATTTCCTGGAGCCTGACGCCGAATCATTTCCCTTTATTTATGAACCGGCTCTCAAACTGGACCTTGCTCCCTATCTGGCCAGAGAAAAGGCTGGGAAAAAGCTCCAGGAGTACATAAACAAGATAGAGCTCAAACCAAGACAGACCATCGATTTCCTGGTGGATCTGAACATGAAGCTGAGTCATGATATCAGCTATCTTATCCGCATGGAACCGAACGTGCAAAGCTGTGAAAAGACCCTCACTCTTGGCAGCGGCTCATGCAGGGATTCTGCCTGGTTGCTGGTCAATATCCTGCGTCATCTCGGTCTGGCTGCCCGTTTCGTTTCCGGTTACCTGATCCAGTTGAAACAGGATATCAAATCCCTGGACGGTCCATCGGGAACAGAAGTTGACTTCACCGATCTCCATGCCTGGACAGAGGTTTACATTCCAGGGGCTGGTTGGGTGGGTATGGATCCAACCTCCGGACTTTTCGCCGGAGAAGGACACATTCCCCTGGCCTGCTCGCCTGAACCACAGAGTGCAGCTCCCATCACCGGAGGCCTCGAATTATGTGAAGTTGACTTCAGTCACACCATGAGTGTGACAAGAATTCACGAAGCACCCCGCTCCACCCGCCCCTACCCCGAAGAAGTCTGGAGAGAGATCGTTGAATTGGGAGAACAGGTTGATCAGAAACTGACCGATGGCGATGTCCGTCTGACCATGGGAGGGGAACCCACATTTGTTTCAATCGACGATATGGATGGCGCTCAATGGAACACCGACGCCCTTGGAGAAGAAAAACTGGAGCTTTCCGGAATTCTCATTAAGGAACTGCGAAAGAAATGGGCTCCCGGAGGATTTCTCCATCATGGCCAGGGCAAATGGTATCCGGGAGAGCCCCTGCCCCGCTGGGCCATGGGCTGCTATTGGCGAAAAGACGGTAAACCTGTCTGGAAGGATGACCAGTGGCTGGCCGATGCCTCCAAAGATTATGGTTTTGATGCTGGAGATGCCAAACTTTTCATCGAGACACTGGCAGACAATCTGAGGGTGAGTCAGCGCTATATACGGGAAAGTTACGAAGACATCTTCTATTACCTGTACAAAGAGCAACGGTTGCCGGTAAATGTGGATCCTGCAGATCCAAAGCTTGACAGTGCTCTGGAACGCGCTCATATGGTACGAGCCTTTCAGCGAGGACTGGGATCAGTGGTCGGCTACGTCCTCCCTCTGCAGCATGGCTCCTGGAAGAGTGGCCCCTGGCCTTTCCGCGATGGACGGATGTTCCTTGTACCCGGTGATTCTCCTGCCGGCCTGCGCCTCCCCCTGGCCTCTCTGCCATGGGTAGCCAAAGAGGACATCCAGGAGGGGCACCCCCTGGATCCAATGATAGACAGAGAGCCCTTACCCGAACTGCATGAAAATCAGAAAGTTGTGGAAGGACAGGCTGTAGCAGTGACAGGTGACAATGTTCATATTCAGCCTGAACCCTATGCTGACCCGGAGCCCGTCAAGGGAGAATCTGCTGCCTGGCTGGTACGCACAGCCCTCTGCGTGCAGCCCCGGGAAGGACGCCTCTATATATTTATGCCACCGGTGGAATCTCTGGAGGGATACCTTGAGCTGGTGTCCATCGTCGAAGCAACTGCCGCACAGACTCAGTTGCCGGTAATCATCGAAGGATATACACCGCCCTTTGACCCGCGCCTCCAGAATCTGAAAATCACCCCGGATCCCGGAGTCATTGAAGTGAATATCCAGCCCATGCACAGCTGGCAGGAGCTGGTTGAATGTACCACCACCCTTTACGACACTGCCCGAGAGGCACGTCTGGGTACTGAAAAGTTCATGATTGACGGCCGACACACCGGCACCGGTGGTGGTAATCATATCGTCATCGGTGGATCCACCCCTGGAGACAGCCCGTTTCTACGAAGGCCGGATCTGCTTCGCAGTTTTGTCACCTTCTGGAATAATCATCCGTCCCTCTCTTTTCTTTTTTCCGGACTCTTTATCGGCCCCACCAGCCAGCAGCCGCGAATTGATGAGGCCCGCCATGACAGCCTCTATGAACTGGAAATCGCCTTTGCTGAACTGGACAGACAGACAGGTTCGGATCAGCCCTGCCCTCCCTGGCTGGTGGATCGAATTTTCCGCCACCTGCTGGTGGACGTTACCGGTAACACCCACCGGGCCGAATTCTGTATCGATAAGCTCTATTCACCGGACAGTGCTAGCGGAAGACTGGGCCTCCTTGAATTTCGCGCCTTTGAGATGCCTCCCCACGCCCGTATGAGCCTCGCCCAGCAGCTGCTGTTGCGTAGCTTTGTTGCCTGGTTCTGGGAGACGCCCTATCGTCAGAGTCTGGTGCACTGGGGAACACGGCTCCATGATCGCTTTATGCTGCCCCAGCCGGTACGGGATGATTTTGCTGATGTCCTGAATATTCTGAACCGGGCTGGCTTCCCTGTCTCGATGGATTTTTTCCATCCTCATTTCGAATTTCGCTTTCCCATTTACGGCAAAGTAACGGTTCAGGGCATGGAGATTGAACTGCGCCAGGCTCTTGAGCCCTGGCACGTATTGGGCGAAGAACCAGGCGGTGGTGGCACTGTCCGCTACGTTGACGGCTCACTGGAGAGGCTCCAGGTCAAAGTCTCCGGTATGACAGGAGAACGCTATATTATCACCTGCAACGGTCGTCGAGTTCCTCTGCAGCCAACCACAGTTGAAGGCGTATTTGTTGCCGGTATCCGCTTCCGTGCCGGAAAACCTCCATCCTGCCTCCATCCTACCATTGATGTTCATGCTCCCCTCACCATTGATCTCTTCGACACCTGGTCCAACAGGTCCGTGGGTGGCTGTACCTATCATGTGGAGCACCCAGGCGGACGAAACTCTGAAACACTTTCTGTCAACTCCTATGAGGCGGAAGGACGGCGTAACGCTCGTTTCGTTCCCAACCGGCACAGTCCCGTTCGCCCGACAGCTATTCCTGCAGATGAAATGAACCCATCTTTTCCATATACTCTTGATTTGCGCCGCCACATCGGATAA
- a CDS encoding circularly permuted type 2 ATP-grasp protein, which yields MSTADLNNPACPWPAASVSLFDAVTLPPQAYCEAFSSPASAREHWRPLLSALDARGKQELSQLQDRVKRKCHEHGATFNPFDDPTEQETPWALDIIPLPFAAEEWANLETGLIQRARLLDQILADTYGAQNLLKNGQMPAELVFANPHFLHQCHGIRPAAGKFLTYYAADLYRGVDGCFRVLRDYGANPIGLGYALENRIVSSHFLSDTYHNNQIHRLAPFFQTFHRNLIQRAALHREDHGIVLLSPGPDSLIYFEHALLSRYLGYPLVEGQDLTMRNGKLFLKKLDGLEEVEAIFRHTGDNNSDPFALRRKSADGVAGLIQVSRENNVDIVNPIGSGFIDTPVLPVFLPNFCRELLKEELLLKSHPAWWCGTPDGRNHVMANMNTLNVTSAMTRSTTATRPSDLMNNIAASPHAFMAQEQVYPSMVPVWDNGRVNSHYSLLRVFACATDQGFAFMPGGLAITAANVKTLTSDRPERQQSKDVWVLSDKPVEPVSLMSSLQQVSEFSRSSNLPSRVADHLLWLGRYLERAEGLTRLLLSVFRRLSGEFSPQDIPELPFLLNLLREKDIIPKAPTDSSGIPLYRELLAQLNGAMYQSDKNQSVATVLKQVQKAARHVRDRLSPDSWRVINRLETFPLNSGSDPLEVLDDTLFNLSAFSGLAMESMTRGLGWRFMDIGRRLERAMNQASLVRIGLPQVCRASGTALEAMLEVSDSIMTYRARYQMAFQLAPVLDLLLMDETNPKSLAFQFSQLAAHVEHLPRQSERSFSSPEERIVLEILTTVRLLDLTGMLCTTKESKKSSLAASLESMETLLKEFAQQVSAHYLSRVPTTPHFSIIPGNRKP from the coding sequence ATGAGCACTGCAGACCTGAATAATCCCGCGTGCCCATGGCCTGCTGCATCTGTGTCCCTGTTTGACGCGGTTACGCTGCCACCTCAGGCCTATTGCGAAGCCTTTTCCTCCCCGGCAAGTGCCCGTGAACACTGGCGCCCCCTGCTCTCCGCATTAGATGCCAGGGGAAAACAGGAGCTCTCCCAACTCCAGGATCGCGTCAAACGCAAGTGCCACGAACATGGTGCAACCTTCAACCCTTTTGACGACCCCACCGAGCAGGAAACCCCCTGGGCTCTGGATATAATCCCGCTTCCCTTTGCCGCAGAGGAATGGGCAAATCTCGAAACAGGACTTATCCAACGGGCCCGCCTCCTGGATCAGATCCTCGCAGACACCTACGGGGCACAAAACCTGTTGAAGAATGGACAGATGCCAGCCGAACTGGTCTTTGCCAATCCGCATTTCCTGCACCAGTGTCATGGTATTCGTCCGGCCGCTGGCAAGTTCCTGACCTATTACGCGGCAGACCTTTACAGAGGAGTCGACGGATGCTTCCGGGTGCTGCGAGATTACGGTGCAAACCCCATCGGACTCGGTTATGCCCTTGAGAACAGGATCGTCAGTTCACATTTTCTTTCAGACACCTATCACAACAATCAGATCCACAGGCTGGCTCCCTTCTTCCAAACCTTTCACCGCAATCTTATCCAACGTGCCGCCCTGCACCGTGAAGATCACGGTATCGTGCTGCTCTCTCCCGGCCCAGACAGTCTCATCTACTTTGAGCATGCCCTGCTCTCACGTTACCTTGGGTACCCTCTGGTGGAAGGCCAGGATCTGACCATGCGGAACGGAAAGCTGTTTCTCAAAAAACTGGACGGCCTCGAGGAGGTGGAAGCCATCTTCCGCCACACCGGAGACAACAACAGCGATCCCTTCGCCCTACGGCGTAAATCAGCAGACGGTGTGGCAGGACTTATCCAGGTTTCCCGTGAGAATAACGTCGATATCGTCAACCCCATCGGCAGTGGATTTATTGATACACCCGTTCTTCCTGTCTTTCTGCCCAATTTTTGTCGTGAACTACTGAAAGAAGAGCTACTCCTGAAAAGTCATCCTGCCTGGTGGTGTGGGACCCCGGATGGGCGCAATCATGTTATGGCAAATATGAACACCTTGAATGTCACTTCTGCCATGACCCGATCGACAACTGCTACACGTCCGAGCGACCTGATGAATAATATTGCCGCCAGCCCCCACGCCTTTATGGCACAGGAACAGGTTTATCCTTCAATGGTTCCCGTCTGGGACAACGGCCGTGTCAATTCCCATTACTCTCTTTTACGGGTATTTGCCTGTGCAACGGATCAGGGATTTGCTTTCATGCCTGGAGGGCTGGCCATCACCGCCGCGAATGTAAAGACACTCACCAGTGACCGCCCGGAGCGACAGCAAAGCAAGGACGTCTGGGTGTTGTCTGACAAACCGGTTGAGCCTGTGAGCCTTATGAGCAGTCTCCAACAGGTGAGTGAGTTCAGTCGCAGCAGTAATCTTCCGAGCCGGGTGGCTGATCATCTGCTCTGGCTGGGACGCTATCTGGAGCGGGCCGAAGGGCTGACACGACTTCTTCTCTCCGTCTTTCGCCGGCTCTCAGGAGAATTTTCCCCACAAGATATCCCCGAATTACCGTTTCTCCTTAATCTTCTCCGTGAAAAAGATATCATTCCCAAGGCTCCCACTGACAGCAGCGGTATCCCTCTCTATCGTGAACTCCTCGCCCAACTGAATGGTGCCATGTATCAAAGCGATAAGAATCAGAGTGTTGCCACGGTTCTGAAACAGGTGCAGAAGGCAGCTCGGCATGTACGGGATCGCCTCTCTCCTGATTCCTGGCGGGTAATCAACAGACTGGAGACCTTTCCGCTGAATTCAGGCAGTGATCCTCTGGAAGTTCTTGATGACACCCTGTTCAATCTGAGCGCCTTCAGCGGACTGGCTATGGAAAGTATGACCCGTGGGCTGGGATGGCGCTTCATGGACATAGGCCGTCGCCTGGAACGGGCCATGAATCAGGCCTCCCTTGTACGCATCGGCCTCCCTCAGGTATGCAGAGCATCGGGAACTGCCCTGGAAGCGATGCTTGAGGTGTCAGACAGTATTATGACATACCGGGCGCGCTACCAGATGGCCTTTCAACTGGCTCCCGTACTGGATTTACTGCTCATGGATGAAACCAATCCTAAATCCCTGGCTTTTCAGTTCAGCCAGCTGGCTGCACACGTGGAGCATCTTCCCCGGCAGAGCGAACGCAGCTTTTCCAGTCCGGAGGAGCGCATTGTCCTTGAAATACTAACCACCGTACGTCTGCTCGATCTCACGGGGATGCTCTGCACAACAAAAGAGAGTAAAAAAAGTTCACTTGCAGCATCTCTTGAATCCATGGAGACCCTTCTTAAGGAGTTTGCTCAGCAGGTCAGCGCTCACTACCTGAGCCGGGTTCCGACCACCCCCCATTTCTCCATCATACCCGGCAACCGTAAGCCATGA
- a CDS encoding transglutaminase family protein: MRYRVSHKTTYRYSEPASLSQNEVFLHPREIETQRVIESRLAIDPKPQYQHRRTDYFGNIAQVFMVQHPHNELTMTATSIVETALPVTPLSTPPWESVVQRLAAPVRQLPDLEAYQFVFASPLISVAPGVMEYARPSFPPGTPVLDGAMNLMGRIFKEFSYDTSATTVDTTVEQLLAERKGVCQDFAHFAISCLRSMGLAARYVSGYLETMPPPGKPKMIGADESHAWLSLYIPDTGWVDLDPTNNIIPGENHIVLAWGRDYGDVTPVKGVVMGGGIHTLSLMVDVAVHS, encoded by the coding sequence ATGAGATACCGCGTAAGCCATAAAACAACCTACCGCTATTCGGAACCTGCCTCCCTTTCTCAAAACGAGGTATTTCTCCATCCCCGTGAAATTGAAACTCAACGGGTAATCGAAAGCAGACTGGCCATCGATCCAAAACCGCAATACCAGCACCGTCGTACAGATTACTTTGGCAATATCGCGCAGGTATTCATGGTACAGCATCCCCACAACGAGCTGACCATGACCGCAACCAGCATTGTGGAAACAGCCCTTCCCGTCACGCCATTAAGCACTCCTCCCTGGGAAAGCGTCGTCCAGCGACTGGCTGCCCCCGTGCGCCAGTTACCGGACCTTGAAGCCTACCAGTTCGTCTTTGCCAGCCCTCTGATCAGCGTCGCTCCCGGGGTTATGGAATATGCCAGGCCTTCCTTCCCGCCGGGTACTCCCGTACTGGACGGAGCCATGAACCTGATGGGACGAATATTTAAAGAATTCAGCTACGACACCTCGGCCACCACCGTGGATACCACCGTAGAACAACTGCTGGCAGAACGAAAAGGGGTCTGTCAGGATTTTGCCCATTTCGCCATCAGCTGTCTACGATCCATGGGACTGGCGGCACGCTATGTGAGCGGCTACCTGGAAACCATGCCACCACCGGGTAAACCCAAGATGATCGGAGCCGATGAATCCCACGCCTGGCTCTCTCTCTACATTCCGGACACAGGCTGGGTAGACCTGGACCCCACGAACAACATTATTCCAGGTGAAAATCATATCGTTCTTGCCTGGGGGCGGGATTATGGTGATGTCACCCCCGTGAAAGGAGTGGTAATGGGGGGCGGAATTCACACCCTTTCCCTGATGGTGGATGTTGCCGTACACTCCTGA
- a CDS encoding ATP-binding protein codes for MKIKNIRIKAVLLLVFAVLAALLYFLLDRTREQSQQQHLQLISKNYQDAYNTIYAQHKQLAEHIRFSLMERFEIHDFYQKLSQADEEQKNLLREELRSRIQHRYLYLNKEMKVKQLHFHLLNNESFLRVHRPIKFGDDLTNIRETVVYMNKNHLAIDGFEIGRAAGGYRFVFPITAVDKSHLGSFEISFSPEVLTSTLMKQYDVLSNFYIREDIATRKVFPGEVKTLYKSSHHKGFMYDNNVLAVLKKVSSRKMKDLEPSGEIVAAIHANVHTHKITSLYDPSIDMVFTAIPVLNPVTKEMVAFLTVRSHSPVFVQNAKYYRIVLGLSLFLVALVLFIFYLQYSRREILAQLNSSLEEQVIERTKQLQRSKDEWEKTFDAIPDIITLQDRNMKIVRANRAAFDCFGLTPQELLGTCCHNLFKCKSKPCRDCPGMASFTDYQKHHAIIEHEHLQKVFQVTSAPLRDPDHEVQYIVNVAQDITEKIKLEKELTQAQKMEAIGTLAGGVAHDFNNILAAILGYAEIIKPRMPVGSDEERYLGRMIDAGNRAAELVKQILTFSRSNSHKREPLRIDLIVNESLKMLRSSLPTTIDIVTRIDPNCGLVLADSTNIHQVVINLCTNASHAIGKKNGSLEVGLSRIEMGPEQLVGKSGIAAGSFVVLSVRDSGEGMDEATMERIFEPYFTTKKQGSGTGLGLAVTHGIVKKCKGFITVGSEPGEGTVFHVFLPRVTEDTEVAQNTIEAGALPRGDERILVVDDEWDLVEILGDLLTGLGYTVTKETSGSKALERFRAEPQSFDLLITDQTMPGLTGDELSRAVLQIRPDLPIILCTGYTESLSPEEAFDLGIKKYILKPLSERDVAETVRCVLDGQVTLE; via the coding sequence ATGAAAATCAAGAATATACGCATCAAGGCTGTTTTATTGCTTGTTTTCGCCGTCCTGGCAGCACTGTTGTACTTTTTATTGGACAGGACAAGAGAGCAGAGCCAACAGCAGCATTTGCAGCTCATTTCAAAAAACTATCAAGACGCTTACAATACTATCTATGCTCAGCATAAGCAGCTGGCGGAACATATTCGCTTCAGCCTGATGGAAAGATTTGAGATTCATGATTTCTATCAGAAACTGTCCCAGGCCGATGAGGAACAGAAAAATCTTTTACGAGAGGAACTGCGCTCCAGAATTCAGCACCGTTACCTCTATTTGAATAAAGAAATGAAGGTGAAACAACTTCATTTTCACCTGTTGAATAACGAGTCTTTTTTGCGTGTTCATCGACCGATAAAGTTTGGAGATGACCTGACAAACATTCGTGAGACAGTCGTGTATATGAATAAGAATCATCTCGCTATTGATGGTTTTGAGATTGGGCGGGCCGCTGGTGGTTATCGCTTTGTTTTTCCCATCACAGCAGTTGACAAAAGTCATCTGGGCAGTTTTGAAATATCCTTCAGTCCCGAGGTCCTCACCTCCACTCTGATGAAACAGTATGACGTATTGAGTAATTTTTATATTAGAGAGGATATTGCGACGAGAAAGGTTTTTCCGGGAGAAGTCAAGACGCTCTATAAAAGTTCTCATCATAAAGGGTTTATGTACGACAATAATGTGTTGGCAGTGCTAAAAAAAGTATCCAGCAGGAAGATGAAGGATCTGGAACCGAGCGGGGAGATAGTTGCCGCAATTCATGCCAATGTCCATACGCATAAAATCACATCATTATATGATCCTTCCATAGATATGGTCTTTACCGCAATCCCTGTTTTAAACCCGGTAACAAAAGAGATGGTGGCTTTTTTGACTGTTAGAAGTCATTCTCCTGTTTTTGTTCAGAATGCAAAATATTATAGAATTGTTTTGGGTTTGAGCCTGTTTCTGGTTGCTCTGGTTCTTTTCATATTTTACCTGCAGTACAGTCGCAGAGAGATACTGGCACAGCTGAACAGTTCTCTTGAAGAGCAGGTTATCGAGCGAACAAAACAGTTGCAGCGAAGTAAAGATGAATGGGAAAAAACATTTGATGCTATCCCTGATATTATAACGCTTCAAGACAGAAATATGAAAATTGTCCGGGCAAATCGGGCAGCATTTGACTGTTTTGGGTTGACCCCGCAGGAGTTACTTGGAACCTGCTGCCACAACTTGTTTAAGTGCAAGTCAAAACCATGCAGGGACTGTCCGGGCATGGCATCGTTTACCGATTATCAGAAACATCACGCCATCATTGAACATGAGCATTTGCAAAAAGTTTTTCAGGTGACTTCTGCTCCTCTTCGGGACCCAGACCATGAGGTTCAGTATATCGTAAATGTTGCCCAGGATATTACTGAGAAAATTAAGCTGGAGAAAGAACTCACCCAGGCGCAGAAGATGGAAGCCATCGGCACCCTTGCCGGCGGGGTTGCCCATGATTTCAATAATATCCTTGCTGCTATTCTCGGCTATGCAGAGATTATCAAACCCAGAATGCCCGTGGGGAGTGACGAGGAAAGATATCTGGGCAGGATGATAGATGCTGGAAACAGGGCCGCAGAGCTTGTCAAACAGATACTCACCTTCAGCCGCTCAAACAGTCACAAAAGAGAACCCCTTCGCATTGATCTGATTGTGAATGAGTCTTTGAAGATGCTGCGCTCCTCTTTGCCAACAACTATCGATATAGTGACACGTATTGATCCAAATTGCGGTCTGGTTCTTGCTGATTCCACCAATATTCATCAGGTCGTGATTAACCTCTGCACAAATGCCTCCCATGCCATCGGTAAAAAGAACGGAAGTCTGGAAGTAGGTCTAAGCCGGATAGAGATGGGGCCGGAACAACTTGTCGGGAAATCCGGTATAGCGGCCGGTTCTTTTGTCGTCCTATCGGTAAGAGATAGCGGTGAGGGTATGGATGAGGCCACAATGGAGAGAATTTTTGAACCCTATTTCACGACTAAGAAACAGGGCAGTGGGACGGGGCTTGGCCTGGCGGTAACCCATGGAATTGTTAAGAAATGCAAGGGCTTTATAACCGTTGGCAGTGAGCCGGGTGAAGGCACAGTCTTTCACGTATTCCTGCCTCGGGTAACTGAAGACACTGAGGTGGCACAGAATACAATAGAGGCAGGTGCACTTCCCAGGGGGGATGAGCGCATACTTGTCGTGGATGATGAATGGGATCTTGTCGAGATATTGGGAGATCTGTTAACAGGTTTAGGATATACCGTAACAAAAGAAACCAGTGGTTCAAAGGCGTTGGAACGTTTTCGTGCTGAACCGCAATCCTTTGATCTCCTCATTACTGACCAGACAATGCCGGGACTGACCGGTGATGAACTCTCACGGGCGGTGCTGCAAATTCGGCCTGACCTGCCTATAATCCTCTGTACGGGATATACAGAGTCACTTTCACCGGAAGAGGCATTTGACCTGGGCATAAAGAAATATATCCTGAAGCCGCTTAGTGAGAGAGATGTGGCAGAAACTGTCAGATGTGTTCTTGATGGACAAGTGACTCTCGAATGA